From Companilactobacillus heilongjiangensis, one genomic window encodes:
- the rpsF gene encoding 30S ribosomal protein S6: protein MAEAHYEITYIIKPDMEEDAKKVLIDRFDKILTDNGAKVIDSKDWEKKRLAYEIANYKEGIYHIVNAESDNDEAVNEFDRLSKIEDNILRHMIVRRED, encoded by the coding sequence ATGGCTGAAGCACATTACGAAATCACATATATCATTAAACCTGATATGGAAGAAGACGCAAAGAAGGTATTGATCGATCGTTTCGATAAGATCCTTACTGACAACGGCGCCAAAGTAATCGACTCAAAAGACTGGGAAAAGAAACGCTTAGCATACGAAATCGCTAATTACAAAGAAGGTATTTACCATATCGTAAATGCTGAATCTGATAACGATGAAGCAGTTAACGAATTCGACCGTCTTTCAAAGATTGAAGATAACATTCTTCGTCACATGATCGTTAGACGCGAAGACTAA
- the gyrA gene encoding DNA gyrase subunit A, whose product MAEHRIENVNLTEVMKNSFVDYAASVIVSRALPDVRDGLKPVHRRILYGMNELGVTPDKPYKKSARFVGDIMGKYHPHGDSAIYESMVRMAQDFSYRYPLVDGHGNFGSIDGDPPAAMRYTEARMSKMAVEMLRDINKDTVDLVPNYDGEEKEPMVLPARFPNLLVNGATGIAVGMTTNIPAHNLKEVIDALHILMRNKDATVADLMKVIPGPDFPTGGIIMGRSGIRKAYETGKGTIILRAKIDVVTKKSGAEQIIVTELPYMVNKAKLVERIAELAREKKLEGITDLNDESDREGMRIVIDIRRDVSASVVLNNLYKLTSLQISYGINMVAIVGKTPKVFTLKGVLVEYLKHQEVVIRRRTEFELKRAKARAHILEGLRIALDHIDEIISIIRGSQTSAIAKQTLMDKFKLSDKQSQAILDMRLVRLTGLEREKVEAEYQELLVKIADFEDILAKPERVDKIIYDELLDIQDKFGDPRRTEIRASEVANIEDEDLIEEENILVVLTHNGYIKRLSADEFRVQNRGGRGVQGMGIHDDDFIEQMIYTSTHDRLLFFTNAGKVYRIKGYEVPEYGRTAKGIPIINLLNIEKGEKIETVINVDKDVDPDNSFLFFVTKYGTVKRTPVSDFANIRHSGLRAITLRDEDELNNAFLTDGSKVIIIGTHKGYAVTFRESDVRPMGRTAAGVRGIKLREEDYVVGSSIAEASQEILTISENGYGKRTAVTEYPIKGRGGKGIKTANVTEKNGPIAGLTVVDGDEDIMLITDKGVMIRFGVQSVSQTGRATLGVRLIKVDDDSIVSTMAKIAEDETEDSEDTDNSDKTDDSTNDSSEENSTDSVDSDTSDSSEDSDNSDSDNE is encoded by the coding sequence ATGGCAGAGCATAGAATAGAAAATGTTAATTTGACAGAAGTCATGAAGAATTCCTTTGTTGACTACGCTGCTAGTGTTATCGTGTCACGTGCGTTACCTGATGTTCGTGATGGCCTCAAACCCGTTCATCGTCGTATCCTTTACGGTATGAATGAGTTAGGTGTTACACCTGACAAACCATACAAGAAGAGTGCCCGTTTCGTTGGGGATATCATGGGTAAGTATCACCCCCACGGGGATTCAGCTATCTACGAATCAATGGTTAGAATGGCTCAGGATTTCAGTTACCGTTACCCATTGGTTGATGGACACGGAAACTTTGGATCAATCGATGGTGATCCGCCCGCTGCTATGCGTTATACCGAAGCACGTATGAGCAAGATGGCGGTTGAAATGTTGCGTGATATCAACAAAGATACCGTTGACCTTGTTCCTAATTATGATGGTGAAGAAAAAGAACCAATGGTTTTACCAGCTCGTTTCCCTAACTTGTTAGTTAATGGTGCAACTGGTATCGCCGTTGGTATGACAACTAATATCCCCGCTCATAACTTGAAAGAAGTTATTGATGCATTGCATATTTTGATGAGAAATAAGGATGCAACTGTAGCTGATTTGATGAAAGTTATTCCCGGACCTGACTTTCCTACTGGTGGTATCATCATGGGCCGTTCAGGTATCAGAAAAGCTTATGAAACTGGTAAAGGTACAATCATTCTCCGTGCCAAAATTGACGTTGTAACGAAGAAGAGTGGCGCTGAACAAATCATCGTGACTGAACTTCCATACATGGTCAACAAGGCTAAGTTGGTTGAACGTATTGCTGAACTAGCTCGTGAGAAAAAACTTGAAGGTATCACTGATTTGAACGATGAATCTGACCGTGAAGGTATGCGTATCGTTATCGATATTCGTCGTGACGTCAGTGCTTCAGTTGTTTTGAATAACCTTTATAAATTGACATCATTACAAATTTCATATGGTATCAACATGGTTGCTATCGTGGGTAAGACTCCTAAGGTCTTCACACTTAAAGGTGTCCTAGTTGAATACTTGAAGCATCAAGAAGTTGTTATCAGAAGAAGAACTGAATTCGAATTGAAACGTGCCAAAGCTAGAGCTCATATCCTTGAAGGATTGAGAATTGCCTTGGATCACATCGATGAGATTATCAGTATTATCCGTGGTTCTCAGACTTCAGCGATTGCTAAGCAAACTTTGATGGACAAATTCAAGCTTTCAGACAAACAATCACAAGCTATTCTAGATATGCGTCTGGTTCGTTTGACTGGTTTGGAACGTGAAAAAGTTGAAGCTGAGTATCAAGAACTCTTAGTTAAAATTGCGGACTTCGAAGATATTTTGGCTAAACCAGAACGTGTCGACAAGATTATTTATGACGAATTGCTTGATATTCAAGATAAATTCGGCGATCCAAGAAGAACTGAAATTCGTGCTAGTGAAGTTGCTAACATCGAAGATGAAGATTTAATTGAAGAAGAAAATATCTTAGTCGTTTTGACACACAATGGTTATATCAAACGTTTGTCTGCGGATGAATTTCGTGTTCAAAATCGTGGTGGCCGTGGTGTTCAAGGAATGGGGATTCATGATGATGATTTCATCGAACAGATGATTTATACATCAACACATGACCGTCTCTTGTTCTTTACAAACGCTGGTAAAGTTTATCGAATCAAAGGGTATGAAGTTCCTGAATATGGGCGTACAGCCAAGGGAATTCCAATTATCAACCTCTTGAATATCGAGAAGGGCGAAAAGATTGAAACTGTCATCAATGTCGATAAAGATGTTGATCCCGATAATTCATTCTTGTTCTTCGTTACTAAATACGGAACCGTTAAACGGACTCCAGTTAGTGACTTTGCCAATATCAGACACTCTGGTTTGCGTGCAATTACTTTGCGTGATGAAGATGAATTGAACAATGCCTTCTTAACTGATGGCAGTAAAGTTATTATCATCGGAACTCACAAAGGTTATGCCGTAACATTTAGAGAAAGCGACGTTCGCCCAATGGGAAGAACAGCTGCCGGTGTCCGTGGTATTAAGTTGCGTGAAGAAGACTATGTCGTTGGCTCATCAATTGCTGAAGCTAGCCAAGAAATTTTGACCATCTCAGAAAATGGTTATGGTAAGAGAACTGCCGTAACTGAATACCCAATCAAGGGTCGTGGTGGTAAAGGTATCAAGACTGCTAACGTAACTGAGAAAAATGGACCAATTGCTGGTTTGACAGTTGTTGACGGTGATGAAGATATCATGTTGATCACTGATAAAGGTGTTATGATTCGTTTCGGCGTTCAAAGCGTCTCACAAACAGGTCGTGCAACACTTGGTGTCAGATTGATTAAAGTCGATGACGATTCAATCGTTTCAACAATGGCAAAAATTGCTGAAGACGAAACAGAAGATTCCGAAGATACTGATAACAGTGACAAGACTGATGATTCAACAAATGATTCATCAGAAGAAAATTCAACTGATTCAGTAGATTCTGATACTTCTGATAGTTCAGAAGATTCAGATAATTCAGATTCAGACAATGAATAA
- the ssb gene encoding single-stranded DNA-binding protein, translating to MINRVVLVGRLTRDPELRYTSSGAAVASFTVAVNRQFTNSQGERDADFIGCTIWRKAAENFVNFTKKGSLVGIDGRIQTSSYDNQQGQRVYRTDVIVENFSLLESRAESERRDSGSGNNYSNNNQAPSYNNSNQSNQSPVNNNSNNNFNGGNNAPANSGNYNSNTNNNNNNQSNNNNSSSADPFADNSKPIDISDDDLPF from the coding sequence ATGATTAATCGAGTAGTTTTAGTTGGACGCCTGACACGTGATCCTGAATTGAGATATACTTCTAGCGGAGCTGCGGTTGCCAGTTTTACAGTTGCTGTAAACAGACAATTCACAAATTCTCAAGGGGAACGTGATGCCGATTTTATCGGTTGTACTATTTGGAGAAAAGCTGCCGAGAACTTTGTCAACTTCACTAAGAAGGGTTCGCTTGTCGGTATTGATGGACGTATCCAAACGAGTTCATATGATAATCAACAAGGTCAAAGAGTCTACAGAACGGATGTTATTGTGGAAAACTTCTCCTTGCTTGAATCTCGTGCTGAAAGTGAAAGACGTGATTCTGGTAGTGGTAATAATTATTCAAATAATAATCAAGCACCTAGCTACAATAATTCTAACCAATCAAATCAGTCTCCAGTAAATAATAACAGTAATAACAACTTTAACGGTGGCAACAATGCCCCTGCTAATAGTGGTAATTACAACAGCAATACAAATAATAATAACAATAATCAATCTAACAATAATAACAGCAGTAGTGCTGATCCATTTGCTGACAACAGTAAACCAATTGACATTTCTGATGATGATTTACCATTTTAA